A genomic segment from Deinococcus sp. YIM 77859 encodes:
- a CDS encoding Ig domain-containing protein, with amino-acid sequence MRQAIPGWTLLACGALLVSCGSNPASTSGTTSVRDALYFSTTSVPVGYVGESYEAPLTVAGGAGPYSLRVAAGTLPPGLTLRNLQLTGTPSKTGTYTFTLEASDANLSTRVQQYTLNVNELPPLALKPQLPTGELRGETRIPLSITAPRTVRAARVVWDLPEGVTVTRVQTAEAGGVLFWKQSGRTLTLDVGFKNVPRSGARVALVGLKPQKVVTLDTARFAYEARDGTGKVLAEVKMPEAPKPAPPASSGTPTPATSSTPAGAPNIRPPAGDTTSPGSGGQP; translated from the coding sequence ATGCGACAAGCCATCCCCGGGTGGACACTGCTGGCGTGCGGGGCGCTCCTTGTCTCGTGTGGCAGCAATCCCGCGAGCACAAGCGGCACGACCAGCGTGCGCGACGCCCTGTACTTTTCCACCACCTCGGTGCCTGTCGGCTACGTGGGTGAGAGCTACGAGGCACCCCTGACCGTCGCCGGCGGCGCGGGCCCCTACAGCCTGCGGGTCGCTGCCGGCACGCTGCCGCCCGGCCTCACGCTGCGCAACCTGCAGCTGACCGGCACGCCGAGCAAGACCGGCACCTACACCTTCACGCTCGAGGCGTCCGACGCCAACCTGAGCACCCGCGTGCAGCAGTACACCCTGAACGTGAATGAATTGCCCCCCCTGGCCCTCAAGCCCCAGTTGCCCACCGGTGAGCTGCGCGGCGAGACGCGCATTCCGCTGAGCATCACCGCTCCGCGGACGGTCCGCGCCGCGCGGGTCGTGTGGGACCTGCCGGAGGGCGTGACGGTCACGCGCGTTCAGACGGCCGAAGCGGGCGGCGTGCTGTTCTGGAAGCAGTCGGGCCGCACCCTGACGCTGGACGTAGGGTTCAAGAACGTGCCGCGCTCGGGAGCACGGGTCGCGCTGGTCGGCCTCAAACCGCAGAAGGTGGTCACCCTGGACACCGCCCGTTTCGCGTACGAGGCCCGGGACGGCACGGGCAAGGTGCTCGCCGAGGTGAAGATGCCCGAAGCACCCAAGCCTGCGCCCCCGGCGAGCAGCGGCACGCCGACACCGGCCACCTCCAGCACCCCTGCGGGCGCGCCCAACATCCGGCCCCCCGCGGGAGACACCACCTCGCCGGGCAGCGGAGGCCAGCCGTGA
- a CDS encoding RNA-binding S4 domain-containing protein has protein sequence MTREEQDTIDLQDFLKLRGLVDTGGEAKFRVQSGEVRVNGAVETRRRKKLRRGDVVEYAGERVRVEW, from the coding sequence ATGACCAGGGAAGAGCAAGACACCATCGACCTTCAGGACTTCCTGAAGCTGCGCGGCCTGGTGGATACCGGCGGCGAGGCGAAGTTCCGGGTGCAGAGCGGCGAGGTACGGGTCAACGGCGCGGTGGAGACGCGGCGGCGCAAGAAGCTGCGGCGGGGGGACGTGGTGGAGTACGCGGGCGAGCGCGTGCGGGTGGAGTGGTGA
- a CDS encoding DUF1684 domain-containing protein, which translates to MSSSGYVETVLDFRRRKDEHWAAGRGPLQGEALRGFRGLSYYPPAAQWVFTVPVERTDGAEVILNTNTGEPRVMARFGTATVALPTGPQTLTLYAPPGDEAPARAFVPFRDATSGTETYGAGRYLDAPLTQTAQGWEVQLDFNLAYHPYCAYSEGWTCPLPPRENWLTLPVRAGERLPAG; encoded by the coding sequence GTGAGCAGTTCGGGGTACGTCGAGACGGTCCTCGACTTCCGGCGGCGCAAGGATGAGCACTGGGCGGCGGGGCGCGGACCGCTTCAGGGAGAGGCGCTGCGAGGCTTTCGCGGCCTGAGCTACTACCCCCCCGCGGCGCAGTGGGTCTTTACCGTGCCGGTAGAGCGGACAGACGGCGCGGAGGTCATTCTGAACACGAACACCGGTGAGCCGCGGGTGATGGCCCGCTTCGGTACCGCAACGGTGGCGCTGCCCACCGGACCCCAGACCCTCACCCTATACGCTCCTCCCGGTGACGAGGCTCCGGCTCGCGCCTTTGTCCCCTTCCGCGACGCGACCAGCGGCACGGAAACGTACGGTGCGGGCCGTTACCTGGACGCGCCCCTGACACAGACCGCACAGGGGTGGGAAGTGCAGCTGGATTTCAATCTTGCCTACCACCCCTACTGCGCCTACAGCGAGGGCTGGACCTGTCCTCTGCCCCCTCGGGAAAACTGGCTCACGCTGCCGGTGCGGGCGGGAGAAAGGCTGCCGGCAGGCTAG
- the lepB gene encoding signal peptidase I has protein sequence MRRVTSVFTEQPGPGGLRAFWRTWVLGALLPVWLVTTFGATFARVDGNSMNPTLHHGDLLLLLKYPRWLHAWGLATPYPRRGDLLIFKAPAESPYSYETLLGVRHRPYNVKRVVALPGETVAIEDGHVLVNGQLLTERYVNDGVLSDQPPQRVPPGKVWVLGDNRLVGESLDSRAYGPVALRDVAGPANLRLWPRPGWVSR, from the coding sequence ATGCGCCGCGTGACGTCTGTCTTCACCGAGCAGCCCGGTCCCGGCGGTCTTCGGGCCTTTTGGCGGACCTGGGTGCTGGGAGCGCTCCTGCCCGTGTGGCTGGTGACGACCTTTGGAGCCACCTTCGCGCGGGTGGACGGGAACAGCATGAATCCGACCCTGCACCACGGAGACCTGCTGCTGCTGCTCAAGTACCCGCGCTGGCTGCACGCCTGGGGCCTTGCTACGCCCTACCCCCGGCGGGGTGACCTGCTGATCTTCAAGGCTCCGGCCGAGAGCCCCTACAGCTACGAGACGCTGCTTGGCGTGCGCCACCGTCCCTACAACGTCAAGCGGGTCGTGGCTCTCCCCGGCGAGACCGTCGCCATCGAGGACGGTCACGTCCTGGTGAATGGGCAGCTTCTCACGGAGAGGTACGTCAATGACGGCGTCCTCAGCGACCAGCCGCCGCAGCGCGTGCCGCCGGGCAAGGTCTGGGTGCTGGGTGACAACCGCCTCGTTGGCGAAAGCCTCGATTCGCGGGCCTACGGTCCGGTCGCGCTGCGCGACGTGGCGGGCCCGGCCAACCTGCGGTTATGGCCCCGCCCGGGCTGGGTGAGCCGCTAG